From the genome of Leishmania panamensis strain MHOM/PA/94/PSC-1 chromosome 4 sequence, one region includes:
- a CDS encoding hypothetical protein (TriTrypDB/GeneDB-style sysID: LpmP.04.0940): MPQRKNEAVAPVQQAQAPWDDGSLSDDGDGELCTVLEDAWTMQARNLGKSQPTAATSRSRLPVAVSPPSGQDHPHPCDNASADLCETRQTQELRDDFFALYTSQSAAESPNDRRGRGGMTGSAASLSAAAADSNEDGSSSCLSDQEDEGTDRDNAVSTDVEVRVSRTDDHHAQQSQYVPECADYLEEEDGIADSTESPLVSEQPEEGFKAETQQLPSHSGTMPAIEAPRHPECWPHPHPPPFSALPRPCQTRVTFHTQRYGAFIKAYLGLSDVEVEQAQRRGRGICMIGVRKAPPSSSHLVSSASYITPFTLTSSSSAAAVANSGAYQPVHHRHSHHGFGEPVKVQRTFLRHSVLAVEGDAVFSELIDRAEVLYATEQHRLDAAWKTYAHNAGAAGEDTAAAPGAPAQSPLYPQFRKLPRVVEPYLRPNARCIALHYGLPDQANSDSSPGSAGRGATTDMAAAKQEGGQEKERMPRMHHTHSGAGCLNPYPRASLMAVVCTTRLGEGEEIYVSLESYYRCLDEVSWYRRCYSELNKRYACPDGIGTPCTATAAEGDGGRTEATACHGDLMGNVYTGVKRFPEWPADLAYYHGVGRRHASSVAEGAFPFTLVALGPAPELGDNQKGVVASAWLPYGTCLLYCGPSVAARKVERLVSERALRGSSAVDPIAAQNQTPTEQEGDEEDISFASDDTYALGLGRHGVCFGQGLTRYINHRYNTSRFGNVELCSVILSVPSEFAGAHETAVGTPASTASATAGGTVGLRNAGEKLTLKSTGASATSSLITEEQRAQVARAATAKRPYRRRRAQRAKKETAASVAEANGAVVVPAPTVADGLAALYAKPRRRPPRRRAPCLFLEERSLFVTVPFFLATTDIPPGTPLLAWTYGEDYDAKLERHAVADGYVVPYADAVLLNRRLAATAAISASSPATDCRFQRYGGDYRFAVGVGDIVWRRRPVRLGVLPSSANCADGHDSADVSVPPPEEDLFVVVQTLRSSVERVLLRPLQRIPLTNPQLGRLLREQHLDNYVSPHTSSNARPGLRKGCRRVGCPPSANSKRQRAAAPAYDWAAHWAVFRLTDISALAPAPFTAASSNLTPHTLARYEEALRTCVVATIDSVGLLLMDIDYSAVHCTRDTSGEAADTVAAQLTARDLQGSTTRPSAGGRRSLNAKQRSSRGGEGETHRLILVNLDDLHHATSLVRMSPGRAAAVPALCNGLLWPLYCMSPRPLTAAAAALGASADVLRTRSGSCV; encoded by the coding sequence ATGCCGCAGCGCAAGAATGAAGCCGTCGCGCCCGTTCAACAGGCGCAAGCGCCTTGGGACGATGGTAGCCTCTCcgatgacggcgacggcgaacTCTGCACAGTGCTGGAAGACGCATGGACGATGCAAGCCAGAAATCTTGGAAAAAGTCAGCCCACTGCAGCGACATCGCGCTCGAGGCTACCTGTCGCCGTGTCGCCGCCCAGCGGCCAGgaccacccccacccatgCGACAACGCGAGCGCCGACTTGTGCGAGACAAGGCAAACGCAGGAGCTCAGGGACGACTTCTTTGCCCTCTATACATCGCAGTCAGCTGCTGAGTCCCCAAATGATCGCCGTGGTCGCGGCGGTATGACAGGTTCGGCCGCCAGCTTgtctgcggcagccgccgaCTCCAATGAAGACGGCAGTAGTTCGTGTCTCAGCGACCAGGAAGATGAAGGGACTGATCGCGACAACGCTGTAAGCACGGACGTCGAGGTACGGGTGAGTCGAACCGATGACCAtcacgcgcagcagtcgcagtACGTGCCCGAGTGCGCCGATTATttagaggaggaagacggcaTCGCCGACTCGACCGAGTCGCCGCTGGTATCAGAGCAGCCGGAGGAGGGATTCAAGGCCGAGACTCAACAACTGCCAAGCCACTCGGGCACCATGCCAGCAATAGAGGCGCCGCGGCATCCGGAGTGCTGGCCCCACCCTCAcccgccccccttttccgcGCTTCCGCGTCCGTGTCAGACGCGCGTGACTTTCCACACGCAACGCTACGGTGCCTTTATCAAAGCCTACCTTGGCCTCTCCGAcgtggaggtggagcaggcgcagcgacgcggccGGGGTATTTGCATGATCGGAGTTCGCAAGGCGCCTCCATCGAGCTCGCACCTCGTCTCGAGCGCATCCTACATTACCCCTTTCACCCTAACCTCGTCATCatccgcggcagcggtggcgaacAGTGGCGCCTACCAGCctgtgcaccaccgccactcgcACCACGGCTTTGGCGAGCCGGTGAAAGTGCAGCGAACTTTTCTGCGTCACTCTGTGCTGGCAGTGGAGGGAGATGCCGTGTTCAGCGAGCTGATTGATCGGGCCGAGGTGCTGTACGCCACCGAGCAGCACAGACTCGACGCGGCGTGGAAGACATACGCACACaacgccggtgctgccggagaagacacagcggcggcacctggcgcaccagcacagTCTCCGCTATACCCGCAGTTCCGCAAGCTGCCGCGAGTAGTGGAGCCGTACCTGCGCCCCAACGCTCGCTGCATCGCTCTCCACTATGGTCTCCCGGACCAGGCCAACTCTGATAGTAGCCCAGGCAGCGCCGGGAGGGGGGCCACCACCGACATGGCGGCCGCAAAGCAGGAAGGTGgccaagagaaagagcgaatGCCACGCATgcatcacacgcacagtggAGCAGGGTGTCTGAACCCCTACCCCCGCGCGTCGCTGATGGCTGTTGTATGTACTACGCGgctgggggagggtgaggaaaTTTACGTATCCCTGGAGTCGTACTACCGCTGCCTTGATGAGGTCTCCTGGTATCGGCGCTGCTACAGTGAGCTGAACAAGAGATACGCGTGCCCAGATGGCATTGGTACGCCGTGCACCGCTACTGCCGCTGAGGGCGACGGTGGTAGGACGGAGGCCACTGCTTGCCACGGTGACCTGATGGGTAATGTGTACACCGGTGTAAAGCGGTTCCCCGAGTGGCCGGCTGACCTGGCCTACTACCACGGCGTGGGAAGGCGGCATGCAAGCAGCGTCGCGGAAGGGGCCTTTCCCTTCACACTGGTTGCCCTCGGCCCGGCGCCGGAACTGGGGGACAATCAGAAAGGCGtcgtcgcctccgcctgGCTGCCCTATGGCACATGCCTCCTGTACTGCGGCCCCTCGGTCGCAGCGCGCAAGGTGGAGCGGCTCGTTAGCGAGCGAGCGCTGCGCGGTAGTAGCGCAGTCGACCCTATCGCCGCCCAGAATCAGACGCCGACCGAGCAGGAAGGGGATGAGGAGGATatctcttttgcttctgACGACACCTACGCACTGGGGCTTGGGCGCCATGGCGTGTGCTTTGGCCAGGGCCTCACCCGCTACATTAACCACCGCTACAACACATCCCGCTTTGGCAACGTGGAGCTGTGCTCGGTGATACTATCTGTGCCTAGTGAGTTCGCCGGTGCACATGAGACGGCGGTGGGGACGCCGGCATCGACCGCGTCAGCCACTGCTGGTGGCACGGTGGGGCTGAGGAACGCGGGCGAGAAGCTTACCCTGAAGTCCACTGGCGCGAGCGCAACGTCGTCTCTGATTACCGAGGAGCAGCGTGCGCAGGTGGCGCGTGCCGCGACGGCGAAGCGACCCTACCGTCGACGTCGCGCGCAGCGGGCCAAGAAGGAGACGGCAGCCTCTGTCGCGGAGGCCAACGGTGCTGTTGTCGTCCCTGCCCCTACGGTGGCCGACGGTCTCGCCGCGCTGTACGCGAAGCCCAGGCGACGcccgccgcgtcgccgcgcgccgtgcctcttcctcgagGAGCGCAGCCTCTTCGTCACTgtccccttttttttggccACCACCGACATCCCGCCCGgcacgccgctgctcgcctGGACGTACGGCGAGGACTACGACGCTAAACTGGAGCGGCACGCAGTGGCCGACGGCTATGTGGTACCCTACGCCGATGCCGTGCTGCTCAACCGCCGCCTtgcagcgacagccgccATCTCGGCATCGTCACCAGCTACCGATTGTCGGTTCCAGCGCTACGGCGGCGATTACCGCTTTGCAGTCGGTGTAGGCGATATCGTATGGCGCCGGCGGCCCGTGCGTCTTGGTGtgctgccctcctcggcCAACTGTGCTGACGGCCACGACAGCGCTGATGTGTCTGTGCCACCCCCAGAGGAGGACCTCTTCGTTGTTGTACAAACGCTCCGGTCGAGTGTCGAGAGGGTCCTCCTGCGACCTCTGCAGCGCATCCCACTCACAAATCCGCAGCTCGGCAGGCTCTTAAGGGAGCAGCACCTAGACAACTACGTGTCCCCACACACCTCGAGTAACGCGCGACCGGGACTACGGAAGGGGTGCCGACGAGTCGGTTGCCCGCCGTCAGCTAACTCGAAGCGACaacgagcggcggcgccggcctACGACTGGGCGGCGCACTGGGCAGTGTTTCGGCTGACAGACATCAGCGCCTTGGCACCAGCACCCTTCACTGCGGCATCGTCCAACCTCACACCACACACCCTCGCCCGCTACGAGGAGGCACTGCGGACATGCGTGGTGGCGACAATCGATTCAGTGGGGCTGTTGCTTATGGACATCGACTACAGCGCCGTGCACTGCACCCGAGACACCagcggcgaggcagccgaCACGGTAGCGGCCCAGCTGACCGCGCGCGACTTGCAGGGGTCGACGACTCGACCATCAGCAGGTGGCAGGCGTAGCCTCAACGCGAAGCAACGCTCCAGTCGCGGCGGTGAGGGCGAGACACACCGTCTTATCCTCGTTAACCTCGATGATCTGCACCACGCCACGTCACTAGTGCGGATGTCGCCAGGGCGGGCGGCAGCCGTGCCAGCGCTCTGCAACGGTCTGCTGTGGCCGCTCTACTGTATGTCACCAAGGCCgctcactgctgcggcggcggcgttaGGTGCATCAGCCGACGTCCTTCGCACGCGCTCTGGCAGTTGCGTGTGA
- a CDS encoding hypothetical protein (TriTrypDB/GeneDB-style sysID: LpmP.04.0950), with translation MSSDAELDAKLTELLRLMVSRLPSNKTLPTAIVQQLLRAKYGDTYPEAYVASHLTFISDTIMKLMIEKERAAAGVTANGGASEEEDEDDSSTSDEDDSDEGDSEEDEEEDGVSGSDDDDDFDSDEDDDDDDDDDDGDNTEEPKRKKTREEVVEGIAVKEQQGPSDPSSATSVAERCKAMAECLRKLSYRVRGPTAEESLEEYLQKFLSAEFEKHGMDPNKYSKSDIKRYRIQREVELLQQDGASLSLDRRNRAGRGFGDVTLSKEAGGSVTRATPSSAAASARKTSMFLDD, from the coding sequence ATGTCCTCAGACGCCGAGCTGGATGCGAAGCTCAccgagctgctgcgactcATGGTGAGTCGTCTGCCGAGCAACAAGACGCTGCCAACAGCGatcgtgcagcagcttctgcgcGCTAAGTACGGTGACACGTACCCCGAGGCGTATGTGGCCAGCCACTTGACCTTCATTAGCGATACAATCATGAAGCTCATGatagagaaggagagggctgCGGCAGGAGTGACGGCGAACGGGGGCGCtagtgaagaggaggacgaggatgacagcagcacatcagACGAAGATGACTCTGACGAGGGGGATTccgaagaggacgaggaggaggatggagTATCCGGCTCcgatgatgacgacgacTTTGATTccgatgaggacgacgacgatgacgatgacgatgacgacggcgacaacaCAGAGGAgccgaagaggaagaaaacacgagaggaggtggtggaggggatTGCGGTaaaggagcagcaggggcCTTCTGATCCCTCCTCGGCAACGTCCGTGGCCGAGCGCTGCAAGGCCATGGCAGAGTGCCTGCGCAAGCTGAGCTACCGCGTTCGAGGCCCCACCGCTGAGGAAAGCCTAGAGGAGTACCTGCAAAAGTTCCTGTCTGCCGAATTCGAGAAGCACGGCATGGACCCGAACAAGTACAGCAAGTCGGACATCAAGCGCTATCGCATCCAGCGGGAAGTGGAGCTTCTGCAGCAGGACGGAGCGAGTCTCAGTCTCGACCGCCGCAACCGTGCAGGCCGCGGCTTCGGTGACGTGACGCTCAGCAAGGAagcaggcggcagcgtcacgagAGCCACCCCGtcttcggcagcggcatcggcgcgGAAAACTTCGATGTTCCTCGATGATTAG
- a CDS encoding chloride channel protein, putative (TriTrypDB/GeneDB-style sysID: LpmP.04.0960), giving the protein MRLSTDDFGGAVEELPPYYHESWLGWFWRALRETANPNTMHTEYLTPAELVKQASFESLDYYKPYPDMYVEYLRERHEDRWHHYTHGNEAATPPTANADSFTSPDADSGSVKHTRYDVTAPLGSMAESLARLQMDTAEHHIMLRWLLHVLIALSVGVVATVVSYAVDILERYRAEVLYHIMASQRHRSIGCLQGFFYTVLGSVVLVAISAGVVVYFEPAASGGGIPDVMAYLNGVHLRKAMNLRTFIAKAISCICAVGGGLPVGLEAPLIHLGAITGAGVTQGRSRTLGFQTSLLQAFRNNKDRRDFITAGAACGVSVAFGAPIGGLLFVVEEVSSFWDRSSNGQIFLATMLCFTFSTIINSIVEDRRLLGWVSNTAAVLFEVNITIPLNLVSIIPSLFLGIIIGSLAAFFTKTNLILIKWRRRVLRPYQLRRFLEPVVIAAVFSSCMYVLSLASPCAELHDIGRVNETVQQWGTEGGWRLFNNTCAKPKTYSPLGTLNMASGKNTIRHLFSRQTAEEFPIVTLIVYFLVYFASACIASGTSVSGGLVVPSLVLGAVFGRLFGLLMFKAGATKIPGVPRGYTAADAWMDPGVFALIGAGAFLAGTSRMSMAICVIMVELSAELHYLLPVMVAIVMSKTTADWLCEPLYHQMLFMDSVPYLPPNIVKPEFEQLTAADVMASEVVMLRMRERTEVVLAALRDTTHHAFPVVEAVPIDDVAADDEDNKAMSPPTQPDSASTQCKLHSTKLGAGDASARPVAEAGVLGPRSTRDAFTVASAATHVRYKFVGLVTREDLQVYFTLPELQEYKETSTALPMTAVPLTAKDSDGFGGRLASCVLAIRHLSWTQWTWQKSRLFFRTSDRYEWVRTHMPDGAPNGAEVGAERTAFISENHLPPVLDLSLIVNRSPWVIPPFFNLQMTYHTFRMMGLRHMVVVDGDTVAGMITRKDLLVNSLRHKMKELRARLATADSAAPSLPQSSTTRGMLGDHSQHPHSDGDRNEMASVQLTRAGAHANRGGTPLEFRNSANANGRAAASTWKSPSPHVALSAGAERSTRQNLGLSLSIATKDAPSMPNASISSPLSALFDPSSSPSAVPKVDPGLPAITTVAAAHWMAMPSSSRTIRQPASVATGVMVENGSTSASEGETRGRGISHFFEPGHHTPVSPPLPADVASLFDLSALFPAKGAS; this is encoded by the coding sequence ATGCGACTGTCGACGGACGACTTTGGGggcgcggtggaggagctaCCGCCTTACTACCACGAGAGCTGGCTGGGGTGGTTCtggcgtgcgctgcgtgaGACGGCGAACCCGAACACAATGCATACCGAGTATCTGACACCAGCGGAGCTGGTGAAGCAGGCGAGCTTTGAGAGCCTTGACTACTACAAGCCCTACCCAGATATGTACGTTGAGTATCTGCGAGAGAGGCATGAGGACCGATGGCACCACTACACGCACGGCAACGAGGCGGCCACGCCACCGACAGCAAACGCGGATAGCTTCACTTCACCTGACGCAGACAGTGGGAGTGTGAAGCACACGCGCTACGACGTCACGGCTCCCCTCGGCAGCATGGCCGAGAGCCTCGCTCGGCTACAGATGGACACGGCAGAGCATCACATCATGCTGCGATGGCTGCTGCACGTCCTCATCGCCCTCTCCGTTGGTGTTGTCGCCACAGTCGTGTCGTACGCCGTCGACATCCTCGAGCGCTACCGAGCGGAGGTGCTGTACCACATCATGGCAagccagcggcaccgctccATCGGCTGCCTTCAGGGATTCTTCTACACGGTGCTCGGCTCTGTCGTGCTCGTGGCGATCTccgccggcgtcgtcgtgTACTTCGAGCCTGCCGCGTCGGGTGGCGGCATCCCTGATGTGATGGCGTACCTCAACGGTGTGCACCTCCGCAAAGCCATGAACCTGCGCACTTTCATCGCGAAGGCCATTTCGTGCATCTGCGCCGTCGGGGGTGGGCTACCAGTGGGACTGGAGGCACCCCTCATCCACCTCGGCGCCATCACCGGGGCCGGCGTGACGCAGGGCCGCAGTCGCACCCTTGGGTTTCAAACATCGCTGCTCCAGGCCTTCCGAAACAACAAGGACCGCCGCGACTTCATTACGGCCGGTGCGGCGTGCGGCGTGTCCGTCGCCTTTGGTGCCCCCATCGGCGGCCTGCTCTTcgtcgtggaggaggtgagcagcTTTTGGGATCGGAGCTCCAACGGGCAGATCTTCCTCGCCACAATGCTGTGCTTCACCTTCAGCACCATTATCAACTCCATCGTCGAGGACCGGCGGCTGCTGGGCTGGGTCTCCAACACGGCCGCCGTTTTGTTTGAGGTCAACATCACCATACCGCTAAACCTGGTGTCCATCATTCCCTCGTTGTTCCTCGGCATCATCATCGGCTCCTTGGCTGCCTTCTTCACCAAGACGAACCTAATCCTTATCAagtggcggcgccgtgtGCTACGGCCGTATCAACTCCGCCGCTTCCTCGAGCCGGTCGTGATCGCTGCTGTTTTCTCTAGCTGCATGTacgtcctctctctcgcctccccctgcGCCGAACTGCACGACATCGGTCGTGTCAACGAGACAGTGCAACAGTGGGGCACAGAGGGTGGCTGGCGCCTCTTCAACAACACCTGCGCCAAGCCAAAGACGTACTCGCCGCTGGGCACACTCAACATGGCCTCCGGCAAGAACACAATCCGCCATCTCTTCTCGCGGCAGACGGCTGAGGAGTTCCCTATAGTGACGCTGATTGTGTACTTCCTCGTCTACTTCGCCTCTGCCTGTATAGCCAGCGGTACGTCCGTTTCGGGTGGCCTCGTCGTGCCCAGCCTCGTGCTTGGCGCTGTCTTTGGCCGCCTGTTCGGCCTGCTCATGTTCAAGGCTGGAGCCACGAAGATACCGGGCGTGCCGCGCGGCTACACGGCGGCGGATGCGTGGATGGACCCCGGCGTATTTGCCCTCATCGGAGCCGGCGCCTTCCTCGCCGGCACCTCGCGCATGTCCATGGCCATCTGCGTCATTATGGTCGAGCTctcggcggagctgcactACCTGCTGCCTGTCATGGTGGCGATTGTGATGTCCAAAACAACTGCTGACTGGCTGTGCGAACCCCTGTACCACCAGATGCTCTTCATGGACAGCGTCCCCTACCTGCCACCGAACATTGTGAAGCCAGAGTTTGAGcagctgacggcggcggacGTTATGGCATCTGAGGTGGTAATGCTGCGGATGCGCGAGCGTACGGAGGTGGTGTTGGCCGCTCTGCGCGATACCACACACCACGCCTTTCCTGTTGTAGAGGCCGTCCCGATCGACgatgtcgctgctgacgacgAGGACAATAAAGCGATGTCCCCGCCAACACAGCCGGACAGCGCATCCACACAGTGCAAGCTGCACAGCACAAAGCTCGGGGCTGGTGACGCCAGCGCCCGACCTGTCGCGGAGGCTGGGGTGCTGGGGCCTCGCTCCACGAGGGATGCATTCACAGTAGCGTCGGCAGCAACGCACGTGCGCTACAAGTTTGTCGGCCTTGTCACTCGCGAGGATCTTCAGGTATACTTCACCCTTCCAGAGTTGCAAGAGTACAAGGAGACGTCGACGGCATTGCCGATGACTGCGGTCCCGCTGACAGCCAAAGACAGCGACGGCTTCGGCGGCCGCCTTGCATCCTGCGTACTGGCAATCCGTCATCTCTCATGGACGCAGTGGACGTGGCAGAAGAGTCGCCTGTTCTTCAGGACCTCGGACCGCTACGAGTGGGTTCGAACGCACATGCCGGATGGTGCCCCAAACGGGGCTGAGGTGGGGGCCGAGCGCACCGCCTTCATCAGTGAAAACCACCTGCCTCCCGTCCTCGACCTTTCGCTTATCGTGAACCGCAGCCCGTGGGTgattccccccttcttcaaCCTGCAGATGACGTACCATACCTTCCGCATGATGGGCTTGCGGCACATGGTGGTCGTCGATGGCGACACCGTGGCGGGCATGATCACCCGCAAGGACCTGCTCGTCAACTCGCTGCGACACAAGATGAAGGAGCTCCGCGCGCGGCTGGCGACGGCGGActcagctgcgccgtcgcttcCACAGAGCTCCACCACGCGTGGGATGCTCGGCGACCACTCGCAGCACCCccacagcgacggcgaccgGAACGAGATGGCCAGTGTGCAGCTGACGCGGGCAGGGGCACACGCTAACAGGGGGGGCACACCACTAGAGTTCCGCAACTCCGCGAATGCCAAcggacgtgctgctgcttcgacgTGGAagtcaccgtcgccgcatGTCGCACTCTCTGCGGGTGCTGAGAGGTCGACAAGACAGAATTTGGGCCTTTCGCTGTCCATCGCAACTAAGGATGCGCCGTCAATGCCAAATGCGTCGATCTCTTCGCCGCTGAGTGCCCTCTTCGatccctcctcgtcgccctcGGCAGTTCCCAAGGTCGATCCGGGTCTCCCCGCCATCAccacggtggcggcggctcaCTGGATGGCGATGCCGTCGTCCTCGCGCACCATACGACAACCAGCCTCTGTGGCAACCGGGGTGATGGTGGAGAatggcagcaccagcgcctccgAAGGCGAgacgagaggcagaggcatTAGTCACTTCTTTGAGCCCGGGCACCACACGCCGGTGTCGCCGCCACTACCGGCTGACGTGGCGTCACTGTTCGACTTGAGTGCGCTGTTCCCCGCTAAAGGGGCTTCGTGA
- a CDS encoding hypothetical protein (TriTrypDB/GeneDB-style sysID: LpmP.04.0970), which produces MKKGDGPPPAHDAHRRPPRTASLYGPTSSTGATAAAKSAVAQWRVDPRFDPMFGRADKRAFEQHYGFLREAEAKEEEERRFRIKCLRCVIRRCELEEVGEDLDDYDLSDYEQEVFGEDHQRELREMKLTPPQRLYAELEQLQRASQLYVSKTRDASVKDRRSSVKKNLLRKEVAAVKAGIKARPYFPKRAEVKRATTADTFSRLHDRGGKAAVERYVIRKRKK; this is translated from the coding sequence ATGAAAAAGGGCGACGGCCCTCCGCCGGCTCATGACGCGCATAGGCGTCCGCCTCGGACGGCGTCGTTGTATGGAcccaccagcagcactggtgccacagcagctgcgaagtcggcagtggcgcagTGGCGCGTTGACCCACGCTTTGATCCGATGTTTGGGCGCGCAGATAAGCGCGCGTTCGAGCAACATTACGGCTTcctgcgcgaggcggaggcaaaggaggaagaggagcggcgcttCCGCATCAAGTGTCTGAGGTGCGTCATTCGCCGCTGCGAGTTGGAGGAGGTCGGCGAGGACCTCGATGACTATGATTTGTCTGACTACGAGCAGGAGGTCTTCGGCGAGGATCATCAgcgcgagctgcgcgagatgAAGCTCacaccgccacagcggctCTACGCTGAACTCGAGCAGCTTCAACGAGCCTCACAACTGTATGTGTCCAAGACGCGCGATGCCTCTGTCAAGGACCGGCGATCCAGCGTGAAGAAGAACCTCCTCcggaaggaggtggcggccgtgAAGGCCGGAATAAAGGCAAGGCCGTACTTCCCGAAGCGCGCCGAGGTGAAGCGTGCGACGACGGCGGACACCTTCTCACGCCTCCACGACAGGGGCGGCAAAGCCGCGGTGGAGCGCTACGTAATTCGCAAGCGGAAAAAGTAG
- a CDS encoding hypothetical protein (TriTrypDB/GeneDB-style sysID: LpmP.04.0980): MFTTHSAQSRAQANQSCWVRNWPRAFLGMSLAVVVLSFVGIILSFIKIIYSPNVVLLNVYCLIFSLLGLSAELRQFSVLRRVVYKWMKYFYFLVYYRARGIFYILFGILLLGNGTIETVGGVVAIVLGVLMLLVGVGVGLPEFEDAAEARRVQEEFQRYYGGGSSSSAAPAAASVPAPASSATNNCGQAETLAVPAGANLYREYNFGDSPLREEPTAISNPKSSANPYEEERGLQREGPNMFAATVTPPVSETRLTRGESESALKQEFAQAMAKDVEEDLK; this comes from the coding sequence ATGTTCACGACTCACAGCGCACAGTCGCGGGCGCAGGCCAATCAGTCGTGCTGGGTGCGCAACTGGCCACGCGCTTTTCTCGGCATGTCGCTTGCCGTCGTCGTGCTGTCCTTTGTGGGCATCATCCTGAGCTTTATCAAGATCATCTACTCCCCGAATGTGGTGTTGCTGAATGTGTACTGTCTCATCTTCAGCCTGCTCGGCCTCTctgcagagctgcggcagttTTCAGTGCTACGCAGAGTCGTGTACAAGTGGATGAAGTATTTTTACTTCCTCGTCTACTACCGCGCGCGTGGCATCTTTTACATCCTTTTCGGCATTTTGCTGCTCGGCAACGGCACCATTGAGAccgtcggcggcgtcgtcgcaaTTGTACTCGGCGTGTTGATGCTACTCGTGGGCGTGGGGGTGGGCCTGCCCGAGTTCGAGgacgcggcagaggcgaggCGCGTCCAGGAGGAGTTCCAGCGGTACTACGGCGGCGGCTCATCGAGCTCTgccgcgccagcggcagcgtccgTCCCAGCGCCGGCTTCCTCAGCCACCAACAACTGTGGGCAGGCTGAGACCCTTGCCGTGCCGGCGGGAGCCAACTTATACCGCGAGTACAACTTCGGCGACTCGCCACTCAGGGAAGAGCCTACGGCGATCAGCAACCCCAAGTCAAGCGCGAATCCCtatgaggaagagaggggcctccagagagaggggcccAATATGTTCGCCGCCACCGTAACCCCGCCGGTGTCGGAGACTCGCCTCACACGCGGTGAAAGTGAGAGTGCATTGAAGCAGGAGTTCGCGCAGGCGATGGCCAAAGACGTTGAAGAGGATCTTAAGTAG
- a CDS encoding phospholipid/glycerol acyltransferase, putative (TriTrypDB/GeneDB-style sysID: LpmP.04.0990), whose product MIISNSTLVLWTAFAIWYVLLARRFVPVKLMRVWFLLVNLFTILPVSAVTKVIAQLGRLGVPTHHVQRLCIIPLVLAFRTVSWLNPQIRMRLRFHCDEKCRQLSWRDIPLHNCAYVGNHTSFWDVYAFIVLTPLRHILNTRTLMKSSLRKIPIFGGIFDRVGHFPVYFKSDSACSFEVDKERQAQVQQAIDAHLRLGGSLAVFPEGAINKHPQVLLTFRYGTFATIIKHRMEVYYMVHVGGEKTWPWWTMLGGMPADLHIRVGRFLIDYDRDSSKDVAWRMQQHMQRVYNEVLNEAEGEDAVTAEAKARVSLVPAPTKEKQS is encoded by the coding sequence ATGATAATCAGCAACTCCACCCTCGTCCTGTGGACTGCCTTCGCGATCTGGTACGTACTACTTGCTCGGCGCTTTGTGCCTGTCAAGCTCATGCGTGTATGGTTTCTGTTGGTTAACCTTTTCACGATTCTGCCAGTGTCAGCGGTGACGAAGGTTATTGCGCAGCTGGGACGCCTCGGTGTGCCAACACACCACGTGCAGCGTCTGTGCATCATACCGCTGGTTTTAGCCTTCCGCACGGTGTCGTGGCTTAACCCGCAGATCCGCATGCGCCTCCGCTTTCACTGTGATGAGAAGTGCAGGCAACTATCGTGGAGGGACATTCCCCTGCATAACTGCGCGTACGTCGGCAATCACACCTCCTTCTGGGACGTCTACGCCTTCATTGTACTGACACCGCTGAGGCACATCCtcaacacgcgcacactGATGAAGTCGTCGCTGCGCAAAATCCCGATCTTCGGTGGCATCTTCGACCGCGTCGGGCACTTTCCAGTGTACTTCAAGTCGGACTCGGCCTGTAGCTTTGAGGTGGACAAGGAGCGGCAagcgcaggtgcagcaggcgatCGACGCCCACCTGCGCCTCGGTGGCAGCCTCGCAGTGTTCCCTGAAGGCGCCATCAACAAACAcccgcaggtgctgctgacgttCCGCTACGGCACCTTCGCCACCATCATCAAGCATCGCATGGAAGTCTACTACATGGTCCATGTGGGTGGTGAGAAGACGTGGCCGTGGTGGACAATGCTCGGGGGTATGCCAGCAGACCTGCATATACGCGTCGGCCGCTTTCTCATCGACTATGACAGAGACTCCAGCAAAGACGTGGCATGGcggatgcagcagcacatgcaGAGGGTCTACAACGAAGTTCTTAACGAGGCGGAAGGCGAGGACGCCGTGACCGCTGAGGCAAAGGCGAGGGTGTCCTTGGTACCAGCTCCAAccaaggagaagcagagctGA